In Sesamum indicum cultivar Zhongzhi No. 13 unplaced genomic scaffold, S_indicum_v1.0 scaffold00120, whole genome shotgun sequence, a single window of DNA contains:
- the LOC105179065 gene encoding protein SUPPRESSOR OF GENE SILENCING 3, with translation MSSRKGIVYPSNGGTSDPSFKGKSTSDVSNPGIDQLSHGVSDMNVNSAQDDGWEVYGKKSRNRTGSNSSKQWGPQHSSSKAWGHSDTVQRLGMRNHGGLGRGSGQTWPTLSSDSRKHAGRGYTKPPSSDRSLDPDYAAAPPVIPPPLKNGWGWSTRVSSTQSSGDSIGHSQNAQRVHPADDASKGDDVDEESDVDDTDDELMNDDFDSDESQKSHETRKKNRWFKELFQCLDGLTVEQINEPERQWHCPACKGGPGAIDWYRGLQPLIAHARTKRSKRVKLHRELAELLDEELRRRGTSAVPAGEIFGKWKGLEKRADKEIVWPPMVVIMNTKHEKDENDKWIGMGNQELLDYFNAYSAVKARHSYGPQGHRGMSVLIFEASAVGYAEAERLSKHFEDTCRDRLAWERNRVLFYPGGKRQLYGYMAEKQDMDNFNQHSQGKSKLKYEMRSYQEMVVNQMKQMSEDNQQLIWFKNKVAEEQTSKKALEESYGIVTEKLRKTMEENRIVKLRTKKHHEQNKEEMDYQEEFFRDRIQQLYDARNAKEEKFEKVQQYEREKVTIQSEVNVSSAEERLRRAEEAARFIQLQDKEMEEFVNKRDKLMKAHEDRMLDLKRRHWDEKMALEKEFDEEFNKLMEEYTPGGSKQDYNKN, from the exons ATGAGCTCAAGAAAAGGCATTGTGTATCCTTCAAATGGTGGTACTTCTGATCCATCATTCAAGGGGAAAAGCACATCAGATGTCTCTAACCCTGGTATTGATCAATTATCACATGGTGTCTCAGATATGAATGTGAATTCTGCACAAGATGATGGATGGGAAGTATATGGAAAGAAGTCCAGAAATAGGACAGGTAGCAACTCTTCAAAACAATGGGGTCCTCAGCATTCCAGCTCTAAGGCATGGGGTCATTCTGATACTGTGCAGAGACTAGGAATGCGAAATCATGGTGGATTGGGGAGGGGATCTGGTCAGACCTGGCCCACACTATCTTCTGATTCTAGAAAACATGCTGGCAGAGGGTATACTAAACCCCCATCATCTGATCGAAGCCTTGACCCTGACTATGCAGCTGCACCTCCAGTAATTCCCCCTCCTCTAAAGAATGGATGGGGATGGTCTACCAGGGTCTCTTCAACTCAGTCGTCAGGAGATAGCATTGGCCATAGCCAAAATGCCCAGAGAGTTCACCCTGCTGATGATGCTTCTAAGGGTGATGATGTTGACGAGGAGTCAGACGTTGATGACACTGATGATGAGCTTATGAATGATGATTTTGATTCAGATGAAAGCCAGAAAAGCCATGAGACGCGGAAGAAGAACAGATGGTTTAAGGAACTTTTTCAGTGTCTAGATGGTTTGACAGTTGAGCAGATAAATGAGCCTGAAAGACAGTGGCATTGCCCAGCATGCAAAGGAGGTCCGGGAGCAATTGATTGGTACCGGGGCTTGCAGCCCCTTATCGCACATGCAAGGACTAAAAGATCGAAAAGGGTGAAGCTCCACAGAGAGCTTGCTGAACTTTTAGATGAGGAACTTCGAAGGAGGGGAACGTCAGCAGTGCCTGCTGGTGAAATATTTGGCAAATGGAAAGGTCTGGAAAAAAGAGCTGATAAAGAAATAGTGTGGCCACCTATGgttgtaattatgaataccaagcatgagaaagatgaaaatgacaaa TGGATTGGGATGGGAAATCAAGAGCTTCTCGACTATTTTAATGCATATTCTGCAGTCAAGGCCCGACATTCATATGGACCACAGGGGCACCGAGGCATGAGTGTCTTGATATTTGAGGCTTCCGCAGTGGGATATGCAGAGGCTGAACGTCTGAGCAAGCACTTTGAAGACACTTGTAGAGATAGGCTTGCTTGGGAAAGAAATAGGGTGCTATTCTACCCAGGAGGAAAGCGCCAACTCTATGGATACATGGCAGAGAAACAAGATATGGACAACTTTAACCAGCATTCTCAAG GTAAATCAAAACTGAAGTATGAGATGCGGTCATATCAAGAAATGGTTGTGAACCAAATGAAGCAGATGAGCGAGGATAATCAACAGCTCATATGGTTCAAGAACAAAGTTGCAGAAGAACAGACGAGCAAGAAAGCTCTTGAAGAGTCTTATGGAATTGTGACTGAGAAGCTGCGGAAAACTATGGAAGAGAACCGGATAGTGAAGCTCAGGACCAAAAAACATCATGaacaaaacaaagaagag ATGGATTACCAAGAAGAGTTTTTCAGAGACCGGATCCAACAGTTGTATGATGCCAGAAATGCGAAGGAGGAGAAGTTCGAGAAAGTCCAGCAGTATGAACGTGAAAAAGTAACAATTCAGTCCGAGGTAAATGTGTCTTCAGCGGAGGAGCGTCTACGCAG ggCGGAAGAGGCAGCCAGATTCATTCAGTTGCAGGACAAAGAAATGGAGGAATTTGTTAATAAGAGGGACAAGCTTATGAAGGCACATGAAGACCGGATGTTGGATCTGAAGCGCAGGCACTGGGATGAAAAGATGGCTCTTGAAAAGGAATTTGACGAGGAGTTCAACAAGCTTATGGAAGAATACACTCCTGGTGGATCAAAGCAAGATTACAACAAAAACTAG